A region of the Salvelinus namaycush isolate Seneca chromosome 13, SaNama_1.0, whole genome shotgun sequence genome:
CGTGGACATGGGAGGCCTTGCTAGCTCTAGGCACGTTGAGGACGCCCCCCTGCGCCTCTTCCCATCCTGGGGTGGCCCCCTAATGGTCActttcctcctcatcctcttcttctacGGCTACAACTTCCTGCGTGGCATTCTCATGCCCTACCTGTCCCGGGGGCAAAACAACTTCTACCAGCTACCCCTGGAGACGGTGAACGAGACGCTGCCAGCAGTGGCCCTGGTGATCCTGGCGCTGGTCTACCTCCCGGGACTGTGGGCTGCCGCACTGCAGCTGGCCCGGGGAACCAAGTACAGCCGCTTCCCCGGCTGGCTGGACCACTGGATGGGGAGACGCAAACAGCTAGGCCTGCTGAGCTTCCTGTGTGCCGGGCTGCATGCGGTCTACAGTATGTGTCTGACCCTGCGCAAGGCTTCTCAATACAGGCTGCTGGATGCAGCGTACAGACAGGTGAGTGGTTGGAGTCAGTTGAACAGGTTGAACTCATAGTCAGTTGAACAGGTTGAACTCATAGTCAGTTGAACAGGTTGAACTCATAGTCAGTTGAACAGGTTGAACTCATAGTCAGTTGAACAGGTTGAACTCAGTCAGTTGAACAGGTTGAACTCATAGTCAGTTGAACAGGTTGAACTCATAGTCAGTTGAACAGGTTGAACTCATAGTCAGTTGAACAGGTTGAACTCATAGTCAGTTGAACAGGTTGAACTCATAGTCAGTTGAACAGGTTGAACTCATAGTCAGTTGAACAGGTTGAACTCATAGTCAGTTGAACAGGTTGAACTCATAGTCAGTTGAACAGGTTGAACTCATAGTCAGTTGAACAGGTTGAACTCATAGCTAGTTGAACATCTATAATCCATCAGTagtggactatccaaataaaatgTTACCAACCGTGGTTGGTGATGTCACTGCTGTGGAGCAGTAGGCCGGGGCTGCATTTTGAACTCTCTATGAGTGTGAACATGACGTGACACAGAGTGTGGCTGAGGCCTAATTAACAGACTGACTCCGTTAAGAGCTGCTTGTTGGGGGCAGGATGCTCTCACGCATCCAGCTCTCCCATGGAGCGTTGTTCACAAGTGGGAGAAGGCAGTGCGTGCTCATTAGTTGATCCACAGATTAAGTGTTCCTCTCACACTTATCTCACAGTCTCCCAGTATTTTAATGCTTTTAACTGTATCAGTGAATAATTTGGTTTTCCACTAACCGGACTTTGTGCCCCTTCAGGTGAAGGCGGGAGTGGAGCATTCCTGGGAGGAGCCTCAGGTGTGGAGATCAGACCTTTATCTGTCCTCTGGCATTCTGGGACTTGGTGTTCTGACTCTTCTGGCCATCACATCTCTACCCTCGGTGGGTAACGCTCTCAGTTGGAGAGAGTTCACTTTTGTACAGGTGAGTAGCTAACAGCACGATATTTGACACTTTTGTATGCACCCGTAGTTTATTGCAACATTTTGAGCGGTTTTCTATCACCTGTCTCCAGTCAGGGTTGGGGTACGCTGCCTTGACTCTCTCCATCATGCACACCCTCTTCTTCAGCTGGGACTTTGCTTTCTTCTCATTTGCTTACCCTTACTACATGCCCCCCACATACCTGCTGGCACTGATCCTGCCCTGTCTGGTCCTGGTGGGTCGGCTCTTCCTGGCGCTGCCCTGCCTGGCGTTCAGACTGGCAAAGATACGTCGAGGCTGGGAGAGTCCATGCCACCACCCTCCTCAGACCCAAGAGGACACAGCCAATGGCGTGCTGCCCAGGGACTTGAGTGGTGATGTGTGACGGTCCAATCAAGTAGAGACTCAGTGCAAatccattttctagctctgatgAAAGGGATAGTTCGTTGTACATATTTTGTCTGACACACACTATGGCACTTTTTAATGCCACTTAATTTTAAAATCCAAATAAGAAACAAACTCAAGAAAAGTGTTACTATTTTTCTAGAAACTGAAATACTGAAAGGTTACCTGA
Encoded here:
- the steap3 gene encoding metalloreductase STEAP3, giving the protein MPLGDMRTPLLSNSFDAPEEPLPCDPGNPTVGILGSGDYSRSLAVRLVACGYRVVVGSRNPKHIATGQFPDGVQLLTQREAMVGTEKVVFAALYPEHYHTLLGLRDVLAGKVLVDVSNATKLNNGEPSNAERLAELFPESRVVKGFNVVSAWALQTGAHDGSRQVLISSDCPEAKRTVIQLARSMSFLAVDMGGLASSRHVEDAPLRLFPSWGGPLMVTFLLILFFYGYNFLRGILMPYLSRGQNNFYQLPLETVNETLPAVALVILALVYLPGLWAAALQLARGTKYSRFPGWLDHWMGRRKQLGLLSFLCAGLHAVYSMCLTLRKASQYRLLDAAYRQVKAGVEHSWEEPQVWRSDLYLSSGILGLGVLTLLAITSLPSVGNALSWREFTFVQSGLGYAALTLSIMHTLFFSWDFAFFSFAYPYYMPPTYLLALILPCLVLVGRLFLALPCLAFRLAKIRRGWESPCHHPPQTQEDTANGVLPRDLSGDV